In the Ruminococcus sp. OA3 genome, one interval contains:
- a CDS encoding aspartate aminotransferase family protein produces the protein MKTTELMETSEEYILHTYNRFPIVLDKGDGVYLYDVEGKQYLDFAAGIAVCALGYNYPGYADALKRQIDKLMHVSNLYYNVPMMEAGEKVTAASSMDKVFFTNSGTEAIEGALKAARKYAFQRDGHAGHEIIAMEHSFHGRSIGALSVTGNAHYREPFEPLMGGVKFAVYNHLDSVKERITDKTCAVILETVQGEGGIYPAEPEFLEGIRKLCDEHDIVMILDEIQCGMGRTGHYFAWQGYGVKPDIMTCAKALGCGVPVGAFVMNEKVAKASLQPGDHGTTYGGNPFVCAAVSKVFELFEKDDILGHVREVTPYLEEKLDQLVTEYDCIAARRGRGLMQGLVITGRPVGEVVNRSIENGLLVISAGSDVLRLVPPLVITKEHVDEMIEKLKKSLSA, from the coding sequence ATGAAGACAACTGAGTTAATGGAAACGTCAGAAGAATATATCCTGCATACCTATAACCGGTTTCCGATCGTTCTTGATAAAGGAGACGGGGTGTACCTCTATGATGTGGAAGGAAAACAGTATCTGGACTTTGCTGCCGGTATCGCAGTGTGTGCACTGGGGTATAACTATCCGGGATATGCGGACGCGCTGAAGAGACAGATCGACAAACTGATGCACGTGTCCAATCTGTATTACAATGTGCCGATGATGGAAGCGGGGGAAAAAGTGACTGCTGCCAGCAGCATGGATAAAGTATTCTTTACGAACAGCGGTACAGAGGCGATAGAGGGTGCTCTCAAAGCAGCCAGGAAATATGCCTTTCAGCGTGACGGACATGCCGGACATGAGATCATTGCGATGGAGCATTCGTTCCATGGAAGGAGCATAGGAGCACTGTCGGTGACTGGGAATGCACATTACAGGGAGCCTTTTGAACCGCTGATGGGCGGCGTGAAGTTTGCTGTCTATAATCATCTGGACAGCGTGAAAGAACGGATCACGGACAAAACATGTGCGGTCATTCTGGAGACCGTGCAGGGCGAGGGCGGAATTTATCCGGCAGAACCGGAATTTCTGGAAGGCATCCGCAAGCTCTGCGATGAACATGATATCGTGATGATCCTGGATGAAATCCAGTGTGGTATGGGCAGGACAGGACATTATTTTGCGTGGCAGGGGTACGGCGTAAAACCTGATATCATGACCTGTGCAAAGGCTCTCGGCTGCGGAGTACCTGTTGGAGCATTTGTGATGAATGAGAAGGTTGCGAAGGCGTCGCTTCAGCCGGGGGACCATGGTACCACTTACGGTGGAAATCCATTTGTCTGTGCAGCTGTTTCAAAGGTATTTGAACTCTTTGAAAAAGATGATATACTCGGGCATGTGAGGGAAGTGACGCCGTATCTGGAGGAGAAGCTGGATCAGCTGGTCACAGAGTATGACTGCATTGCTGCACGCCGCGGGAGAGGACTGATGCAGGGGCTGGTGATCACAGGTAGGCCTGTAGGCGAAGTGGTAAACCGCTCAATTGAAAACGGACTGCTTGTGATCTCGGCGGGAAGCGATGTCCTGCGTCTCGTTCCGCCGCTGGTTATCACGAAAGAACATGTGGATGAGATGATAGAAAAACTGAAAAAAAGCCTGTCAGCTTAA
- a CDS encoding GDSL-type esterase/lipase family protein yields the protein MKKRILLTAACLCLLGAGLVLYKTINRTRPIRIACVGDSITWGAYLKDRSKECYPYQLGRLLGSEYTVKNFGVNSATAQKDGDKPYWEQKAFIKSTSWKPDIVILMLGTNDTKAKNRTGIDNFADDYAELADHYISCSSSPDVLLMTPPPIFTPAGEDSPRFDMHRETLEQEISSILKIADERGLTVIDLHDVLDGQSQYFQPDGVHPDSDGAGIIARTVYEALS from the coding sequence ATGAAAAAACGAATACTACTCACAGCCGCCTGCCTCTGTCTTCTTGGAGCCGGACTGGTTCTGTATAAAACGATAAACCGCACACGCCCCATACGCATCGCCTGCGTCGGCGACAGCATCACCTGGGGAGCCTACCTGAAAGACCGCAGCAAAGAATGCTATCCTTACCAGCTCGGACGCCTTCTGGGAAGTGAATATACCGTAAAAAATTTCGGAGTCAATTCTGCTACAGCACAAAAAGACGGTGACAAACCCTACTGGGAGCAAAAGGCTTTCATCAAAAGCACCTCCTGGAAACCTGATATTGTCATTCTGATGCTCGGCACAAATGACACAAAGGCAAAGAACCGAACCGGTATTGACAACTTCGCAGACGATTATGCTGAATTGGCAGATCACTATATTTCCTGTTCTTCCAGTCCTGATGTCCTGCTGATGACGCCGCCTCCAATTTTCACCCCCGCAGGTGAAGATTCCCCACGTTTTGATATGCACCGCGAGACATTGGAACAGGAAATTTCCTCCATTCTTAAAATTGCCGATGAAAGGGGACTCACCGTTATCGATCTGCACGATGTGCTGGACGGTCAGTCCCAGTATTTTCAGCCTGACGGTGTCCATCCGGACAGTGACGGAGCCGGCATCATTGCCCGCACCGTATATGAAGCGTTAAGCTGA
- a CDS encoding acyltransferase family protein encodes MAAGEQQRDYLFDNYKAMLIVLVVVGHFIELAPDENIILRVLKWAIFSFHMPAFVFISGYFSKRKTTIWDLIRKLAVPYLVFEVLYYLLYVLVIHKETELYLFYPKFSLWYLMALFIWKLITPWVKKVPGHLVVAVALGLWVGCSGIDDNFLTIPRMLVFYPFFLFGVHFERHWITKLRAHISEKTAYMMFVFVGMLLAVMAVGYGLSAKVFYGRYDYNYLQEDTAEGILIRLVCYGISFTVTMLFLIVLPEAKCRFSDAGSRTMPIYLFHGLFYSCMKAWSDQLLAMNWLVETVLLLGLSLAVVVLLSAPVFTDFMDWLTHFSLRQKRGRIKEKA; translated from the coding sequence ATGGCTGCAGGTGAACAACAGAGAGATTATTTATTTGACAATTATAAGGCCATGCTCATTGTGCTGGTGGTCGTGGGGCATTTTATTGAGCTGGCGCCAGATGAAAATATAATACTCCGTGTGTTAAAATGGGCGATCTTTTCGTTCCACATGCCGGCTTTTGTCTTTATATCCGGTTATTTTTCAAAAAGGAAGACGACCATATGGGATTTGATACGTAAGCTTGCCGTCCCGTATCTTGTATTTGAGGTGCTGTATTATCTGCTGTATGTACTGGTGATACACAAAGAAACAGAACTGTATCTGTTTTATCCGAAATTTTCGCTCTGGTATCTGATGGCGCTGTTCATATGGAAACTCATTACGCCCTGGGTTAAAAAAGTTCCGGGACATCTGGTGGTTGCAGTTGCACTGGGGTTGTGGGTAGGCTGCTCCGGCATCGATGACAATTTCCTTACAATTCCGCGGATGCTGGTGTTCTATCCGTTCTTTCTGTTCGGGGTACATTTTGAAAGGCACTGGATCACAAAGCTGCGTGCTCATATTTCGGAGAAGACCGCCTATATGATGTTTGTGTTTGTGGGTATGCTTCTGGCGGTGATGGCAGTGGGATACGGGCTTTCCGCAAAGGTATTCTATGGAAGATACGATTATAATTATCTCCAGGAGGATACCGCTGAGGGAATTTTGATACGTCTCGTCTGCTATGGGATCTCTTTTACCGTCACGATGTTGTTTTTAATCGTATTGCCGGAGGCAAAGTGCAGGTTTTCGGACGCTGGCAGCCGTACAATGCCGATCTACCTGTTTCACGGGCTTTTCTATTCCTGTATGAAAGCGTGGAGTGATCAGCTTCTGGCGATGAACTGGCTGGTGGAGACTGTGCTTCTGCTTGGCCTTTCACTGGCCGTCGTCGTGCTGCTTTCTGCGCCGGTATTTACGGATTTTATGGACTGGTTAACACATTTTTCACTCAGACAAAAAAGAGGGAGAATTAAAGAAAAAGCATAA
- a CDS encoding DMT family transporter, which yields MFGILIALLSGALMSVQGVFNTEVTKQAGLWVSTGWVQLTAFAVCVAAWFFTGRPEVGTLFAVDHKYTLLGGIIGAFITVTVIQSMGALGPAQAVMLIVISQLAVAYLIEVFGMFGTERQPFEWQKIIGVLIAIAGIVIFKWEK from the coding sequence ATGTTTGGAATTTTGATCGCTCTGCTTTCGGGGGCGCTGATGAGTGTACAGGGTGTATTTAATACGGAAGTGACAAAGCAGGCGGGACTTTGGGTATCCACGGGCTGGGTACAGCTGACTGCATTTGCAGTCTGTGTGGCTGCGTGGTTCTTTACGGGACGTCCGGAAGTGGGAACGCTGTTTGCAGTGGATCATAAGTATACACTTCTGGGAGGCATTATAGGGGCATTTATCACGGTGACTGTTATACAGAGCATGGGTGCTCTCGGACCGGCACAGGCAGTCATGCTGATCGTTATATCACAGCTTGCTGTGGCGTACCTGATTGAGGTGTTCGGCATGTTTGGGACTGAGCGCCAGCCGTTTGAATGGCAGAAGATCATTGGAGTACTCATTGCCATTGCCGGCATCGTCATTTTTAAATGGGAAAAATGA
- a CDS encoding ComEA family DNA-binding protein — MEKLWRKSKRKLILCLVCMMILGGCRKETVYELDETPEKETDSEGPAADEKENICIYICGAVAVPGVYELEAGSRVIHAVEAAGGLTEEACAGNLNQARQLSDGEQINVLTLAEAEAAVQAGDGDTQGQTDGKININTADAAKLMELTGIGAAKAEAILAYREAHGGFQDTEELKKVDGIADKTFEKIKESITVN, encoded by the coding sequence ATGGAAAAGCTTTGGCGAAAAAGCAAAAGAAAATTGATTCTGTGCCTGGTATGTATGATGATTCTTGGGGGCTGCCGGAAAGAAACGGTTTATGAACTGGATGAAACACCGGAAAAGGAAACCGATTCTGAGGGGCCGGCAGCTGATGAAAAGGAGAACATCTGTATCTATATCTGCGGTGCAGTGGCTGTTCCGGGAGTTTATGAACTGGAAGCGGGCAGCAGAGTGATTCATGCGGTGGAAGCTGCCGGAGGCCTGACGGAGGAAGCGTGTGCCGGGAATCTGAATCAGGCCAGGCAGCTGTCCGACGGTGAACAGATCAACGTTTTGACTCTGGCAGAGGCCGAGGCGGCCGTGCAGGCTGGCGATGGGGATACGCAGGGGCAGACGGATGGGAAAATCAATATTAATACGGCGGATGCCGCGAAACTGATGGAGCTAACAGGAATTGGCGCGGCCAAGGCAGAAGCAATCCTGGCATATCGGGAAGCACACGGAGGCTTTCAGGATACTGAGGAACTCAAAAAGGTTGACGGGATTGCGGACAAGACGTTTGAAAAGATAAAAGAGAGCATCACAGTGAATTGA
- a CDS encoding response regulator transcription factor, with the protein MSKKVLVVDDEKLIVKGIRFSLEQDNMEVECAYDGEEALEMAKNNEYDIILLDLMLPKLNGLEVCQQIREFSQVPIIMLTAKGEDMDKILGLEYGADDYITKPFNILEVKARIKAIIRRTSKPAAKEEKAKVVEINGLKLDCESRRVYIQGKEINLTAKEFDLLELLVFNPNKVYGRENLLKIIWGYEYLGDVRTVDVHIRRLREKIETNPSDPKYVHTKWGVGYYFQA; encoded by the coding sequence ATGAGTAAAAAAGTACTGGTCGTGGATGACGAAAAGCTGATCGTAAAGGGCATACGGTTCAGTCTTGAGCAGGACAATATGGAGGTCGAATGTGCTTACGACGGCGAAGAAGCCCTTGAAATGGCAAAAAATAATGAATACGATATTATCCTGCTGGATTTGATGCTTCCAAAACTCAATGGTCTGGAGGTATGTCAGCAGATCAGAGAATTTTCCCAGGTGCCGATCATTATGCTGACGGCGAAGGGGGAGGATATGGATAAAATCCTGGGTCTTGAGTACGGCGCGGATGATTACATCACAAAACCGTTTAATATTCTGGAGGTCAAGGCGAGAATTAAGGCTATCATCAGAAGGACTTCGAAACCGGCAGCCAAGGAAGAAAAGGCAAAAGTTGTGGAGATCAACGGACTGAAGCTGGATTGCGAGAGTAGACGCGTGTATATTCAGGGGAAAGAAATCAATCTGACAGCCAAGGAATTTGATCTGCTGGAGCTTCTGGTATTTAACCCCAATAAAGTTTACGGCAGGGAAAATCTGCTCAAGATCATCTGGGGTTACGAATATCTGGGGGACGTCAGGACGGTGGACGTACATATCAGACGTTTGCGGGAAAAGATAGAGACGAATCCGAGTGATCCGAAGTACGTGCATACGAAGTGGGGAGTGGGTTACTATTTCCAGGCTTAA
- a CDS encoding HAMP domain-containing sensor histidine kinase has translation MIRSTCIRSGEWVTISRLNITKNFRFFKSLRFRIMLILVIIGIVPSIVVENGIVSSYEDRAISLRNSNVKNQCDILSNLLISEQYFEDSESASVDGELSLFSNIYSGRILIINKDYKIIFDTYDLDKGKVIISEEVVKCFRGQDTSQYDSKNRFIEIAVPVQESRGEKEISGVMLVSVSTDEIAVSIDILEQKGMLLLLVIALLVLVFGYILSGILVKPFARVTKAIEDITDGYLDENISVPDYTETELITDAFNKMLSRVKTLDESRQEFVSNVSHELKTPLASVKVLADSLVGQENVPIEMYQEFMQDITEEIDRENKIITDLLSLVKLDKKAADLNIESININELLELILKRLKPIAAKQNIELILDSFRPVNAEVDEVKLTLALSNLVENAIKYNVDGGWVRVSLNADHKYFYVTVADSGVGIPEDNLDHIFERFYRVDKSHSREIGGTGLGLAITRSAVLMHHGAVKVYSKENEGTTFSVRIPLTYID, from the coding sequence GTGATCCGAAGTACGTGCATACGAAGTGGGGAGTGGGTTACTATTTCCAGGCTTAATATAACGAAAAATTTCAGGTTTTTTAAGAGTCTGCGTTTCAGGATCATGCTGATTCTGGTCATCATCGGAATTGTGCCGAGCATTGTTGTGGAAAACGGAATTGTGAGCAGCTATGAAGACAGGGCTATCTCTCTTCGCAATTCAAACGTTAAAAATCAGTGTGATATCCTGTCGAACCTTTTGATATCGGAACAGTATTTTGAGGACTCTGAGTCCGCTTCAGTGGATGGGGAGTTGTCGCTGTTTTCCAATATTTACAGCGGAAGGATCCTTATCATAAACAAGGACTACAAAATCATATTTGACACGTATGATCTGGATAAAGGGAAGGTTATCATTTCAGAGGAAGTCGTGAAGTGCTTCCGCGGTCAGGATACCAGCCAGTATGACAGCAAAAACCGCTTTATCGAGATAGCGGTCCCTGTTCAGGAGTCTCGTGGTGAGAAAGAGATCAGCGGTGTCATGCTCGTCAGTGTATCAACGGATGAGATTGCCGTCAGCATCGATATTCTGGAACAGAAAGGCATGCTGCTGCTTCTGGTCATCGCGCTTCTGGTTCTGGTATTTGGCTATATTCTGTCCGGGATTCTCGTAAAACCGTTTGCACGTGTCACCAAGGCAATTGAGGATATCACAGATGGATATCTGGATGAGAACATTTCTGTACCCGATTATACGGAGACGGAACTGATCACGGATGCATTCAATAAGATGCTCAGCAGAGTCAAAACACTGGATGAGTCGAGGCAGGAGTTTGTCTCGAATGTCTCTCATGAGCTTAAAACACCGCTCGCATCGGTTAAAGTGCTGGCGGATTCACTTGTGGGTCAGGAGAATGTACCAATCGAGATGTATCAGGAGTTCATGCAGGACATCACGGAAGAGATTGACCGTGAGAATAAGATCATCACAGATCTTCTCTCACTGGTGAAGCTGGATAAGAAAGCTGCCGACCTCAATATAGAATCCATAAATATCAACGAGCTTCTGGAGCTTATACTGAAACGTCTGAAGCCGATCGCTGCGAAGCAGAATATTGAATTGATCCTGGACAGCTTCCGTCCGGTTAATGCCGAAGTTGATGAGGTAAAACTGACGCTTGCACTTTCCAATCTCGTGGAGAATGCGATCAAATATAATGTGGATGGAGGCTGGGTGCGGGTTTCTCTGAATGCTGACCACAAATACTTTTATGTGACGGTGGCTGATTCCGGAGTAGGGATACCGGAGGACAACCTGGATCATATTTTTGAAAGGTTCTACCGCGTTGACAAATCACATTCCAGGGAGATTGGGGGAACCGGTCTGGGACTTGCAATCACCAGAAGTGCTGTTCTGATGCACCACGGTGCGGTAAAAGTTTACAGCAAGGAGAATGAGGGAACTACATTTTCTGTAAGAATACCGCTCACATATATTGATTAA
- a CDS encoding GerMN domain-containing protein, giving the protein MKKILYGIFLSVFCLLAVGCAGEKQEEKTDSEYQLYYVSEEKSRVVNTECVLESTGTEDMVTEMCTQVFEKLQEEKGTALLPDGVNLINTKLSEDVLWLNFNQAYTGIDKTEEVLIRASLARTFTQIPGVSCVGFQVEGERLKDSYGKDVELMNADSFVENSGSEINAYQSVTMKLYFANESGDRLLEENRSVYYSTSMPLERVIVEQLLKGPKEQGHIATIPPETRILGVTVADGVCYVNLSKAYLDMAPNMLAEIPVYSIVNSLTRTGNVKQVQISITGDTKVKYLDSISLDQFFVQDMSLVEDTDE; this is encoded by the coding sequence ATGAAAAAGATATTATATGGGATATTCCTGTCAGTATTCTGCCTTTTGGCAGTCGGATGTGCCGGCGAGAAGCAGGAGGAAAAAACTGACAGCGAGTATCAGCTGTATTATGTAAGTGAAGAGAAAAGCAGGGTAGTAAATACGGAATGCGTATTGGAGAGTACCGGTACGGAGGACATGGTCACTGAGATGTGCACACAGGTTTTTGAAAAACTTCAGGAGGAGAAAGGCACAGCACTTTTGCCGGACGGGGTAAATCTGATAAATACGAAACTATCTGAAGATGTGCTCTGGCTTAACTTTAATCAGGCGTATACAGGGATTGATAAGACGGAGGAAGTGTTGATCCGTGCGAGTCTGGCCAGAACTTTCACTCAGATACCGGGAGTTTCCTGTGTGGGATTTCAGGTTGAAGGCGAACGTCTGAAAGATTCTTACGGCAAAGATGTGGAGCTTATGAACGCCGATTCTTTTGTCGAGAATTCCGGCAGTGAGATCAATGCGTATCAGTCCGTGACGATGAAACTGTATTTCGCGAATGAAAGTGGTGACCGGCTGTTAGAAGAAAACCGAAGTGTCTACTACAGTACCAGCATGCCTCTGGAGCGCGTGATCGTAGAACAGCTGCTGAAGGGTCCGAAGGAGCAGGGGCATATCGCAACGATCCCGCCGGAAACGAGGATTCTGGGAGTTACAGTTGCAGACGGTGTATGTTATGTAAATCTCAGCAAGGCGTATCTGGATATGGCGCCGAATATGCTGGCGGAGATTCCGGTGTACTCCATAGTCAATTCACTGACGCGGACAGGGAATGTGAAACAGGTTCAGATTTCAATTACGGGAGATACCAAGGTGAAGTATCTTGACAGTATCAGCCTGGATCAGTTCTTTGTTCAGGACATGAGCCTGGTGGAGGATACAGATGAATAA
- a CDS encoding DNA internalization-related competence protein ComEC/Rec2 encodes MNKRPLCLLCIVIMAGIWLLEVFGVTYAGGPRPNEAVAAYSEENAVCRALGRVFRLETKSDTSYLYLRETELVIQTRRYSIRNIKIKLDKKESFMTGSVLLVTGELYSIPGPTNPGQFDQGFYHAVQKIDALMSAETIEILDGSGYPIRNFLAGIREDMSSFLQREAPGEAGVLAAMVLGDKGLLEETTRSAYQMGGIMHILAISGLHLTVIGMGVFRLLMKLGCGCRMAGCISAFLMVGYGLFTGSSVSAMRAVIMFALTAGARLTGRTYDLMSGLALSALLILAEYPGYLWYSGFLLSYAAVMGIGLILPALKRMEKAGSAMRSFGAVWVMTFPLTLYYFYELPVFAPLINLLLLPMLPLVLGSGAAGCLAGQISADAGRLLLLPGKMVLELYDGVLQIVNRIPFASWILGKPSQIQMVIYYFVVGVWILLVNRSTKQREKSVWKLLLPVAAVICLCFRLPGGLGITMLDVGQGDSFVFSLPSGSHYMLDGGSSSTGNVGTYRILPYLKSCGIQTLEGVFVTHGDEDHMNGIMEILSAIRERRTSLRINKLLLPYWMKTTGERKLTETAEASGISVIYLKKGDRIQDGDVSFTILHPPQNETPEDENSGSLTFKIELKKFSAVFTGDLCGKAEEQVAGEDISCQLLKVAHHGSVSSTAKEFLSEAMPDICFISCGADNRYGHPHPEVVKRIERAGAEIWQTAETGAVMLETDGRERLRLKSFLGKSDVDKVG; translated from the coding sequence ATGAATAAACGACCATTATGCCTGCTGTGTATTGTGATCATGGCAGGCATCTGGCTTCTGGAAGTTTTTGGGGTCACCTATGCGGGCGGGCCCAGACCGAATGAAGCAGTAGCGGCGTATTCAGAGGAAAACGCCGTGTGCCGGGCACTGGGAAGGGTATTCCGGCTGGAGACAAAAAGCGACACATCTTATCTCTATCTGAGAGAGACGGAACTGGTCATTCAGACCAGACGTTATTCCATAAGAAACATTAAAATTAAATTAGATAAAAAAGAATCGTTTATGACAGGAAGCGTGCTCCTTGTGACTGGAGAGCTGTACAGCATCCCGGGACCCACCAATCCGGGTCAGTTTGATCAGGGATTCTATCACGCTGTCCAGAAGATTGATGCACTGATGAGTGCTGAGACGATCGAGATCCTGGATGGAAGCGGCTATCCGATACGCAATTTCCTCGCCGGCATCAGGGAGGATATGAGCAGTTTTCTGCAGAGGGAGGCACCCGGGGAGGCAGGGGTTCTTGCGGCAATGGTCCTGGGGGATAAAGGCCTGCTGGAAGAGACGACCAGAAGCGCCTATCAGATGGGGGGAATTATGCATATACTGGCGATTTCAGGACTGCATCTGACAGTTATAGGAATGGGCGTATTCCGCCTTTTAATGAAACTGGGGTGTGGCTGCAGAATGGCAGGGTGTATATCCGCATTTCTGATGGTGGGATATGGACTCTTTACGGGCTCCAGTGTCTCTGCTATGAGGGCTGTTATCATGTTTGCTCTTACTGCAGGGGCCAGATTGACTGGCAGGACATATGATCTGATGTCTGGTCTGGCTCTCTCAGCACTTTTGATCCTGGCCGAATATCCGGGATATCTGTGGTATAGTGGTTTTTTACTGTCTTATGCAGCGGTGATGGGCATCGGTCTGATACTGCCGGCACTAAAGCGGATGGAAAAAGCGGGAAGCGCCATGCGCTCTTTTGGGGCTGTGTGGGTTATGACTTTTCCGCTGACGCTGTACTATTTTTATGAGCTGCCTGTGTTTGCCCCGCTGATTAATCTGCTGCTGCTTCCAATGCTTCCGCTGGTGTTGGGGTCCGGGGCGGCAGGCTGCCTGGCAGGGCAGATTTCAGCAGATGCAGGGAGGCTGCTGCTCCTGCCCGGGAAGATGGTGCTGGAATTATATGATGGGGTACTGCAGATTGTGAACAGAATTCCGTTTGCTTCCTGGATACTGGGAAAACCATCGCAGATTCAAATGGTGATTTATTATTTCGTGGTAGGGGTATGGATTTTACTGGTGAACAGGAGTACAAAACAACGGGAGAAAAGTGTATGGAAACTGCTGCTGCCTGTGGCAGCTGTGATATGTCTGTGTTTTCGTCTTCCGGGCGGACTGGGGATAACAATGCTGGATGTCGGCCAGGGAGATTCTTTTGTGTTCAGCTTACCGTCAGGATCACACTATATGCTGGACGGAGGGAGCAGCAGCACGGGTAATGTGGGAACCTATCGGATTTTACCGTATCTGAAGAGCTGCGGAATTCAGACCCTCGAGGGGGTGTTTGTTACACACGGTGATGAAGACCATATGAACGGAATAATGGAAATATTGTCAGCGATCAGGGAGCGCCGAACTTCTCTGCGCATAAACAAATTGCTGCTGCCGTACTGGATGAAAACAACCGGTGAAAGAAAACTGACAGAGACGGCTGAGGCATCAGGCATTTCGGTTATCTATCTGAAAAAGGGGGATCGGATCCAGGATGGCGATGTTAGTTTTACGATACTACATCCGCCGCAAAATGAGACTCCTGAGGATGAAAACAGTGGTTCGCTTACATTTAAAATTGAACTTAAAAAATTTTCAGCCGTTTTTACGGGAGATCTTTGCGGGAAAGCAGAGGAACAGGTTGCCGGAGAAGATATCTCCTGCCAGCTTCTGAAAGTTGCCCACCATGGTTCCGTTTCCTCAACGGCGAAAGAATTTCTGAGTGAGGCTATGCCTGATATCTGTTTTATATCATGCGGTGCGGATAACAGGTATGGACATCCGCATCCGGAGGTGGTAAAACGTATTGAACGTGCGGGGGCAGAGATCTGGCAGACCGCGGAAACAGGGGCGGTGATGCTTGAAACGGATGGGAGAGAAAGGCTGAGGCTCAAAAGCTTTCTGGGAAAATCAGACGTTGACAAAGTGGGATAA
- the holA gene encoding DNA polymerase III subunit delta: protein MKSILEDIKNNEFKHVYLFYGEEGYLKKQYRDKLSAAWLPEDDTMNRTTFRGKGISPGEVIDLGETLPFLAQSRVLILEETGFFKGQCEKLPDYIAQLPDYLYLLFVEEEIDKRSRMYKAVKSAGRIVEFTRQNESTLMRWVLGTLKKEGRKITKQDMELFLSCTGNDMYQIENELEKLLAYTAGRDVILTADIEAVCSVQVANHIFDMVRAVAQKDQKQALKLYYDLLELKEPPMRILFLLARQFNHLLQIKELSAAGYSQSEMASKIGVQSFVVRNYMGYAGKYEKQMLQEALNDFLQAEEEVKTGRLTDVMSVELLIVKYSTA, encoded by the coding sequence ATGAAAAGTATATTGGAAGATATTAAAAATAATGAATTTAAACATGTTTATCTGTTTTACGGAGAAGAAGGTTATCTGAAAAAGCAGTACCGGGACAAGCTCTCTGCAGCCTGGCTTCCGGAGGATGACACAATGAACCGTACGACGTTTCGGGGGAAGGGAATTTCACCGGGAGAAGTTATCGATCTGGGGGAAACGCTGCCGTTTTTGGCCCAGAGCAGAGTGCTCATCCTTGAGGAGACCGGCTTTTTTAAGGGACAGTGCGAGAAACTGCCCGACTACATCGCACAGCTGCCGGACTATCTGTATCTGTTGTTTGTGGAGGAAGAGATAGACAAAAGAAGCCGTATGTATAAGGCGGTAAAAAGTGCAGGGAGAATTGTGGAATTTACCAGACAGAATGAAAGCACGCTGATGCGCTGGGTACTTGGAACTCTGAAAAAAGAGGGCAGAAAAATTACAAAACAGGATATGGAACTGTTTCTGTCATGTACCGGAAATGATATGTATCAGATTGAAAATGAACTGGAAAAGCTGCTTGCCTATACCGCGGGGCGTGATGTGATTTTGACGGCAGATATTGAAGCCGTATGTTCTGTGCAGGTGGCCAATCATATTTTTGATATGGTGCGTGCGGTTGCTCAGAAAGACCAGAAACAGGCTCTTAAGCTGTATTATGATCTGCTTGAGCTGAAAGAGCCGCCGATGCGGATACTATTTCTTCTGGCAAGGCAATTCAACCACCTGCTGCAGATAAAAGAGCTGTCGGCGGCGGGGTACAGCCAGAGTGAGATGGCTTCTAAAATCGGGGTGCAGAGTTTTGTGGTGCGAAATTATATGGGATATGCAGGCAAATACGAAAAGCAAATGCTCCAGGAGGCATTGAATGATTTCCTGCAGGCCGAGGAAGAGGTAAAAACAGGTCGTCTGACTGACGTGATGAGCGTGGAGCTGCTGATAGTAAAATACAGCACGGCATGA
- the rpsT gene encoding 30S ribosomal protein S20, whose amino-acid sequence MANIKSAKKRILVNRTKAARNKAIKSAVKTSIKKVEAAVANKDKEAANSALLEAISTIDKAAAKGVYHKNTSSRKVSRLSKAVNTIA is encoded by the coding sequence TTGGCTAATATTAAATCCGCAAAAAAAAGAATCCTGGTAAACAGAACTAAGGCTGCCAGAAACAAAGCAATCAAATCTGCTGTAAAGACTTCTATCAAAAAAGTAGAGGCAGCAGTTGCAAATAAAGACAAAGAAGCAGCAAACAGTGCTTTATTGGAAGCTATTTCCACAATCGACAAGGCTGCTGCGAAAGGTGTGTACCACAAAAACACATCTTCCAGAAAAGTCTCCCGTCTGTCTAAAGCAGTAAATACAATCGCATAA